One window of Dechloromonas sp. ZY10 genomic DNA carries:
- a CDS encoding YdcH family protein: MALHPLCEEEIQQIRGQLQELQLEHRDLDQVIEHLQNNPSCDELLVRRIKKRKLALKDRIRLLEEMLIPDIPA, encoded by the coding sequence ATGGCGCTGCACCCCCTCTGCGAAGAGGAAATACAACAAATCCGTGGTCAGCTACAGGAATTGCAACTGGAGCACCGCGACCTCGATCAGGTCATCGAGCACCTGCAAAACAATCCTTCTTGCGATGAATTGCTGGTACGCCGGATCAAGAAACGCAAGCTGGCGCTAAAGGACAGAATCCGCCTGCTGGAGGAAATGCTGATTCCCGACATTCCAGCCTGA
- the greB gene encoding transcription elongation factor GreB, with product MSKAFVRESDGDEEELEPSLKLPAGVRNYITPAGHARLKNELEHLVKRERPQVVEVVAWAASNGDRSENGDYIYGKRRLREIDRRIRFLTKRLDIAEVVDPLRQGNNDQVFFGARVTVADGDGSENTYTIVGVDEADASRGRISWVSPLARALIKAREGDTIRFQSPVGIRELDIVEVAYLPVD from the coding sequence ATGAGCAAGGCTTTTGTCCGTGAAAGCGATGGCGATGAGGAAGAACTCGAGCCATCGCTGAAACTCCCTGCCGGGGTTCGTAACTACATCACGCCAGCCGGGCATGCTCGCCTTAAAAATGAACTCGAACATCTGGTCAAGCGTGAGCGACCGCAGGTGGTTGAAGTCGTCGCTTGGGCAGCTTCCAATGGCGATCGCTCAGAAAATGGCGATTACATCTACGGCAAGCGGCGCTTGCGTGAAATCGACCGCCGCATCCGTTTCCTGACCAAGCGGCTGGATATTGCCGAAGTCGTTGATCCTTTACGCCAAGGCAACAATGATCAGGTATTTTTCGGCGCCCGGGTGACCGTTGCCGATGGCGATGGAAGCGAAAACACTTACACCATTGTCGGTGTCGATGAGGCGGATGCCTCACGAGGCAGAATCAGTTGGGTGTCGCCGCTGGCTCGTGCGCTGATCAAGGCCCGTGAGGGCGACACCATCCGCTTCCAGAGTCCGGTCGGGATTCGAGAACTCGACATCGTCGAGGTCGCCTATCTGCCGGTCGACTGA